A single window of Selenomonas sputigena DNA harbors:
- a CDS encoding DUF4406 domain-containing protein, giving the protein MLYFNEAHYPDPTAGEAMRNIENCENAYLPLIYVCSAYRSNPSVNIRRAREYCRFAVRKGCIPLAPHLLFPQFLSEKKDRALAMRMNFVLLRKCRELWAFGAEITEGMQCEIDKARVLRLPIRCFSTKCEEVVWE; this is encoded by the coding sequence ATGCTATATTTCAATGAGGCGCATTATCCGGATCCGACGGCGGGCGAGGCGATGAGGAACATCGAAAACTGCGAGAACGCCTATTTGCCGCTCATCTATGTTTGTTCGGCGTACCGAAGCAATCCGTCCGTCAATATTCGACGAGCACGGGAGTATTGCCGCTTCGCCGTGCGGAAGGGCTGCATTCCGCTTGCGCCGCATCTTCTTTTTCCGCAGTTTCTTTCAGAGAAAAAGGATCGTGCGCTTGCGATGCGCATGAACTTCGTTCTCCTGCGCAAATGCCGCGAACTTTGGGCGTTCGGCGCGGAGATTACCGAGGGGATGCAGTGTGAGATTGACAAGGCGCGAGTCTTGCGTCTGCCGATTCGCTGCTTCAGCACGAAATGTGAGGAGGTCGTATGGGAATGA
- a CDS encoding DUF2800 domain-containing protein, producing the protein MGAHALLPPSAALRWMNCPPSARLEGEFPSAASKAAAEGTAAHALCEHKLRKLLHLRSKRPHSDFEDEEMERCSDDYVAFVQEQMRKIPSPMTLVEQRLDLTRYVPEAFGTADCIIVGGDTLCVIDFKYGMGVLVEAERNPQMMLYALGALELLDGVYDIRTVSMSIFQPRRENVCTWSLTKDELLRWAKDELAEKARLAYAGEGEFCAGVWCTFCRASARCRARAEAKLRMAREEFKLPPLITDEEIEEVLSEIPDLIKWANAILAYATDAAVNHGKRWKGFKVVEGRSVRKYKDESSAARAAEAAGYTDIFDKKLITLTQMEKLMGKKAFMEILGNLVVKPPGKPALVPLSDKRPAIQAGNAQAEFTDIMEGN; encoded by the coding sequence ATGGGGGCACATGCACTGCTGCCGCCGTCGGCAGCACTTCGGTGGATGAACTGCCCGCCGTCCGCGCGGCTTGAGGGAGAGTTTCCCTCTGCTGCAAGCAAGGCTGCCGCCGAAGGGACGGCGGCGCACGCGCTCTGCGAGCATAAGCTGCGCAAGCTTCTGCATCTGCGCAGCAAGCGGCCGCATTCGGATTTCGAGGATGAAGAGATGGAGCGCTGCTCGGATGATTATGTCGCATTCGTGCAGGAACAGATGCGGAAAATCCCCTCGCCGATGACGCTTGTCGAGCAGCGTCTTGACCTTACGCGCTATGTGCCGGAAGCTTTCGGGACGGCGGACTGCATCATCGTCGGAGGAGATACGCTCTGCGTCATCGACTTCAAGTACGGCATGGGCGTGCTCGTGGAAGCGGAGCGCAATCCACAGATGATGCTTTACGCGCTCGGCGCATTGGAACTGCTCGACGGAGTCTATGATATCCGAACCGTTTCCATGAGCATCTTCCAACCGCGCAGGGAGAATGTATGCACATGGTCGCTCACGAAAGACGAACTTCTGCGATGGGCAAAAGATGAGCTTGCAGAAAAGGCAAGGCTCGCCTATGCAGGAGAGGGAGAATTCTGCGCAGGTGTGTGGTGCACGTTTTGCCGTGCCTCCGCTCGCTGCCGGGCGCGTGCGGAGGCAAAGCTGCGCATGGCAAGAGAGGAATTCAAGCTTCCGCCGCTCATTACGGACGAGGAAATCGAGGAAGTCCTCAGTGAAATCCCCGACCTTATCAAGTGGGCGAACGCTATTCTCGCCTATGCGACAGATGCGGCAGTCAATCATGGCAAGCGATGGAAGGGCTTCAAGGTCGTGGAGGGGCGCTCTGTTCGCAAGTACAAAGATGAAAGTTCTGCTGCAAGAGCGGCGGAAGCCGCAGGCTATACGGACATCTTCGATAAGAAGCTCATTACGCTGACACAAATGGAAAAGCTGATGGGAAAGAAAGCGTTCATGGAGATTCTTGGCAATCTTGTTGTAAAACCGCCCGGAAAGCCGGCGCTCGTGCCACTTTCAGATAAACGTCCGGCAATTCAGGCAGGTAATGCACAGGCCGAATTTACAGATATTATGGAGGGAAATTAA
- a CDS encoding DNA polymerase, protein MKSISIDIETFSSVLLAKAGVYKYAASEDFEVLLFGYAADGGTVHVVDLANGETIPAEILAALTDDRVIKWAFNAMFERVCLSRYLGVRLRPNAWRCSMVWAATLGLPLSLKDVGAVLRLERQKMEEGKDLVRYFCTPCKATKSNGGRTCNLPADASEKWEMFKAYNKRDVETEMAIQERLKKFPVPESEWENYVIDQEINDRGIAVDAEFAVQAIRCDERSKSLCLARAKILTGLENPNSPLQLMDWLRGKGIQTESLAKSEVAEMLKAATGDVREVLELRQRLAKISVRKYMAMESVMCADHRARGLFQFYGANRTGRFAGRLIQLQNLPKNNIAPLTEVRTLVKDGSFDLLDMLYDSTADVLSQLIRTAFVPRPGTRFIVADYSAIEARVLAWLAGEQWVLDVFRKNGDIYCETASRMFHCKVEKHGENAELRQKGKQAVLSCGYGGSVGALIAMGAVESGMKEEELQPLVDLWRTSNPHIVRFWWDVDRAVKNCVRHRTPVETHGIRCAWKSGILFIRLPSGRNLAYAKPRMGKNRFGGESVTYEGLGIGRKWERIETFGGKLVENITQATARDLLVFAMKRLRKEGFSIVMHVHDEIVLEVPKGISSVEEICSIMAENPPWARELPLKADGYECDFYRKD, encoded by the coding sequence ATGAAATCCATCAGTATAGATATCGAAACATTTTCCAGTGTGCTGCTCGCCAAAGCAGGCGTTTACAAGTATGCGGCATCGGAAGATTTTGAAGTCCTGCTGTTCGGTTATGCCGCAGACGGCGGAACGGTGCATGTCGTGGATTTGGCAAATGGGGAAACGATTCCGGCAGAGATTCTTGCGGCATTGACGGATGATCGTGTCATCAAATGGGCATTCAATGCCATGTTTGAGCGTGTGTGCTTGTCGCGATACCTTGGCGTCAGACTGCGGCCGAACGCATGGCGATGCTCCATGGTTTGGGCGGCGACGCTTGGCCTGCCCTTATCCCTCAAGGATGTGGGAGCTGTGCTGCGTCTTGAACGACAGAAGATGGAAGAGGGCAAGGACCTTGTCCGCTATTTCTGCACACCTTGTAAAGCGACAAAAAGCAACGGCGGCAGGACGTGCAATCTGCCTGCGGATGCTTCGGAGAAGTGGGAGATGTTCAAAGCATACAATAAACGCGATGTGGAAACGGAAATGGCGATTCAGGAAAGATTGAAGAAGTTTCCTGTGCCGGAGAGCGAGTGGGAAAACTACGTCATAGACCAGGAAATCAACGACCGTGGCATTGCTGTAGATGCGGAATTTGCAGTGCAGGCAATTCGCTGCGACGAGCGCAGCAAGTCGCTCTGTCTTGCGAGGGCGAAAATCCTTACAGGGCTTGAAAATCCAAACTCTCCGCTGCAGCTTATGGACTGGCTGCGCGGGAAGGGGATACAAACGGAATCTCTGGCAAAGAGCGAAGTGGCGGAGATGCTCAAGGCGGCGACGGGAGATGTGCGGGAAGTATTGGAACTTCGGCAGAGACTCGCCAAGATAAGCGTCAGGAAATACATGGCGATGGAGTCGGTCATGTGCGCAGATCATCGTGCCCGCGGCCTGTTTCAATTTTATGGAGCAAACCGAACGGGGAGATTCGCAGGGCGGCTCATCCAGCTGCAAAATCTGCCGAAGAATAATATCGCGCCTTTGACAGAGGTTCGCACGCTCGTGAAAGACGGTTCGTTCGACCTTTTGGATATGCTCTATGACAGTACGGCAGATGTGCTTTCACAGCTGATTCGCACGGCTTTTGTTCCGCGTCCTGGTACGCGTTTCATCGTCGCGGACTACTCTGCAATCGAAGCGAGGGTGCTTGCATGGCTTGCAGGCGAACAATGGGTGCTGGACGTGTTCAGAAAGAACGGAGATATTTACTGCGAAACGGCATCGCGCATGTTTCACTGCAAGGTGGAAAAGCATGGTGAGAATGCGGAACTTCGTCAGAAAGGAAAGCAGGCGGTTTTGAGCTGTGGCTACGGCGGCTCTGTCGGCGCGCTCATTGCCATGGGCGCAGTCGAATCCGGCATGAAGGAAGAGGAACTTCAACCGCTTGTGGATTTGTGGCGCACGTCGAATCCTCATATTGTGCGGTTCTGGTGGGATGTGGATCGCGCTGTCAAAAATTGCGTGCGGCATCGCACACCTGTGGAAACGCACGGCATTCGCTGTGCATGGAAGAGCGGCATCCTGTTCATCCGGCTGCCAAGCGGCAGGAATTTGGCATATGCAAAGCCGCGCATGGGCAAGAATCGGTTTGGAGGGGAGTCCGTCACCTATGAAGGTCTTGGGATTGGGAGAAAGTGGGAGCGTATCGAGACGTTCGGAGGCAAACTTGTGGAAAACATCACGCAGGCGACGGCACGCGATCTGCTCGTCTTTGCAATGAAGCGACTGCGGAAAGAAGGTTTCTCCATCGTGATGCATGTCCATGATGAAATCGTGCTTGAAGTGCCGAAAGGCATCTCATCGGTCGAAGAAATATGCTCCATCATGGCGGAGAATCCACCATGGGCGAGAGAACTGCCGCTGAAAGCTGACGGATATGAGTGTGATTTTTATCGGAAAGACTAA
- a CDS encoding helix-turn-helix domain-containing protein, translating to MGLKLGAYIKDERRNKKISAKNLSTRTGISKSYIDYIESGAREPQVDMLAKIAVVLDVPLETMVNIQKREQIESAITKLKVSDVKANDDEIRAVARTANSSQFIDAAALAKTQAAFRATEDDSTIADFVQNPKLKAIVKAGATLTDEDLEKVKKVMESLYPDAFSKQQ from the coding sequence ATGGGTTTAAAACTGGGCGCTTACATCAAAGATGAACGGCGAAACAAAAAGATTTCTGCCAAAAACCTCAGCACCAGGACAGGAATATCCAAATCTTACATCGACTATATTGAGTCTGGTGCGCGAGAACCGCAAGTGGATATGCTTGCAAAGATCGCGGTTGTCTTGGATGTCCCCTTGGAAACAATGGTCAATATTCAAAAAAGGGAGCAAATAGAATCCGCTATCACGAAACTTAAGGTCAGTGATGTGAAAGCCAACGACGATGAAATTCGCGCTGTAGCAAGGACGGCAAACAGCAGTCAGTTCATCGATGCGGCCGCTCTTGCCAAAACGCAGGCTGCTTTCCGCGCTACGGAAGACGATAGCACCATTGCCGATTTCGTACAAAATCCCAAGCTAAAAGCCATCGTCAAAGCTGGAGCCACTTTGACGGACGAAGACTTGGAGAAGGTAAAGAAAGTCATGGAGTCGCTTTATCCTGATGCCTTTTCCAAGCAGCAGTGA
- a CDS encoding ORF6N domain-containing protein codes for MNDLQVLEHDAVRVMTTEQLAEAYGCEGRNISDNFKNNEDRFQEGTHYFRLEGTELKDFKRQSENIGLPVSKFASAIYLWTKRGAARHCKMLGTNRAWDVFEELEESYFNPVKNMMPEEVLLHTVQRLVEQAKAIKAANARLDKVDARLMEVESKQMTIDQQHYTIIGYANLTGVRGVSREIAASLGRKASKMSRKQGYHIGKEYDAKYGMVNTYHVDVLQEVFRS; via the coding sequence ATGAATGATTTGCAGGTTTTGGAGCATGATGCAGTGCGGGTGATGACCACGGAGCAGCTTGCGGAGGCGTATGGTTGTGAAGGTCGGAACATCAGTGACAATTTCAAGAACAACGAAGACCGCTTTCAGGAAGGCACGCACTACTTCCGCCTTGAGGGCACGGAATTGAAGGACTTCAAGAGGCAGTCCGAAAATATCGGATTGCCTGTGAGCAAGTTCGCCTCTGCGATTTATCTCTGGACGAAGCGGGGAGCGGCGCGTCACTGCAAAATGCTGGGGACGAATCGTGCATGGGATGTCTTTGAGGAGTTGGAAGAAAGCTACTTCAATCCCGTCAAGAACATGATGCCGGAGGAGGTTCTTCTGCATACTGTTCAGAGACTCGTAGAGCAGGCGAAGGCGATCAAGGCTGCAAATGCTCGTCTTGACAAGGTGGATGCGCGGCTTATGGAGGTCGAATCCAAGCAGATGACCATCGACCAGCAGCATTATACAATCATCGGCTATGCCAATCTCACGGGGGTTCGGGGCGTGAGCCGGGAAATTGCAGCATCTCTTGGGCGCAAAGCTTCGAAGATGTCCAGAAAGCAAGGCTACCACATCGGCAAAGAATATGATGCCAAGTATGGCATGGTGAACACCTATCATGTCGATGTGCTGCAGGAAGTTTTTAGAAGCTGA
- a CDS encoding phage/plasmid primase, P4 family, whose protein sequence is MGMTIANLKEKKIWICWKYIEKDGKRKKKPCAAGGGITGVNHAYRASWVTFEEARRAAEESSYAGVGFIIPKGMYFLDIDHRDAADAMVQLQIRRHETYAEKSVSGNGIHLYGCCDYDRIPKKKNEKGEEKLDPKFYVKNPHNGMELYIGGLTNRFAVFTGDVVHDVPFADGTEAVLTTLRKDMLRKKPVNWISKEDGDRAVFDIVCSLRKAKNGGKFERLFDRGDITEYSSASEADAALCALIAFRTGDDAALIDAVFRQSALYRQKWEREDYRAATIRTGIEACHGVFHASAMEHPKFIRFNAKGIPFISCPALADYIRKNLHYIFVRDSARHGVLRYVYEGGVYRLYADDMLKGLIKNCIASYDAELIEMRKVDEAFRILTTDLNYIKDSDLNADEDIINFQNGILHLAAMELTEHAPDLLSTIQIPCAWSDEETATPAFDAFMHTLTDGDAEIERLLLEFIGACLSNVKGWRMKKALFMYGAGDTGKSRLKCLVEQLLGRGNYIGIDLREIEARFGTGLIYGMRLAGSSDMSFITVDELKTFKKCTGGDSIFAEFKGQNGFEFTFNGLFWFCMNQLPRFGGDDGQWVHERIMQVHCKNAIPLEKQDRHLGEKLYAEREGIVRKAVHALQMVIQNGYRFTEPQSVIKAREAYMVENNSVLAFHAECMMKRPEGAKCGEVTTGKVYRIYQVWCRDNNNGYAKTAREFRATLARYYRTDFSAMTVRRSYGSVYKDLILTEDALREYTTHYNEPEDDFL, encoded by the coding sequence ATGGGAATGACCATCGCCAACCTCAAGGAAAAGAAAATCTGGATTTGCTGGAAGTACATCGAAAAAGACGGCAAGCGAAAGAAGAAACCTTGTGCTGCGGGCGGCGGCATCACGGGTGTGAATCATGCCTATCGGGCAAGTTGGGTGACATTCGAGGAAGCGCGGCGGGCGGCTGAGGAATCATCCTATGCCGGAGTGGGGTTCATTATCCCGAAAGGGATGTACTTCCTCGACATTGACCACAGGGATGCGGCTGATGCTATGGTGCAGCTGCAGATCCGCAGGCATGAAACTTATGCCGAAAAATCGGTCAGCGGAAACGGCATCCATCTTTACGGCTGCTGTGACTATGACCGCATTCCGAAGAAGAAAAACGAGAAGGGCGAGGAAAAGCTCGATCCGAAGTTCTATGTCAAGAATCCGCATAATGGCATGGAACTTTACATCGGAGGGCTGACCAACCGATTTGCCGTATTTACGGGCGATGTTGTGCATGACGTGCCGTTCGCCGACGGGACGGAAGCCGTGCTTACCACGTTGCGGAAGGATATGCTGCGAAAGAAGCCCGTGAACTGGATATCGAAGGAGGATGGTGACCGCGCCGTTTTCGACATTGTCTGCTCTCTGCGAAAAGCGAAAAACGGCGGAAAGTTCGAGCGGCTCTTCGATCGCGGTGACATCACGGAGTACAGTAGCGCGTCGGAAGCGGATGCAGCACTCTGTGCCTTGATCGCTTTTCGGACGGGAGATGATGCGGCGCTGATTGATGCCGTTTTTCGCCAGTCTGCCCTTTATCGGCAAAAATGGGAGCGTGAGGATTATCGAGCGGCGACCATTCGTACGGGAATTGAAGCCTGTCACGGCGTGTTCCATGCATCAGCGATGGAGCATCCGAAATTCATTCGTTTCAACGCAAAAGGAATCCCCTTCATCAGTTGCCCGGCGCTGGCGGACTACATCCGTAAGAATCTACATTACATCTTTGTCCGCGACAGCGCACGGCATGGCGTTCTGCGCTACGTTTATGAAGGCGGCGTGTACCGTCTCTATGCGGATGATATGCTCAAGGGACTCATCAAGAACTGCATTGCGTCCTACGATGCAGAACTTATCGAGATGCGGAAAGTGGACGAGGCTTTCCGCATCCTCACAACGGATTTGAACTACATCAAAGACTCTGACCTCAATGCAGACGAGGACATCATCAACTTTCAAAACGGCATTCTGCACCTCGCCGCGATGGAGTTGACGGAACACGCGCCCGATCTTCTCTCCACCATACAGATTCCGTGCGCATGGTCGGACGAAGAAACTGCAACGCCTGCATTCGACGCTTTCATGCATACGCTTACGGACGGGGATGCGGAAATTGAGCGTCTGCTGCTCGAATTCATCGGTGCGTGTCTTTCCAACGTCAAGGGATGGCGCATGAAGAAGGCGCTCTTTATGTACGGTGCAGGAGATACGGGAAAATCCCGGCTCAAATGTCTGGTGGAGCAGCTGCTCGGGCGAGGAAATTACATTGGCATCGACCTTCGCGAGATCGAGGCGCGATTCGGCACGGGGCTGATTTACGGTATGCGGCTTGCAGGAAGTTCGGACATGAGCTTTATCACCGTAGATGAACTCAAGACCTTCAAGAAATGCACGGGTGGGGACAGTATCTTTGCAGAATTCAAGGGGCAGAACGGATTCGAGTTCACCTTCAATGGGCTGTTCTGGTTCTGCATGAATCAGCTGCCGAGGTTTGGCGGTGACGACGGGCAGTGGGTTCACGAACGCATCATGCAGGTGCATTGCAAGAATGCCATCCCTCTGGAAAAGCAGGACAGGCATCTCGGCGAAAAGCTTTATGCAGAGCGCGAGGGAATCGTCCGTAAGGCCGTCCATGCTCTGCAGATGGTCATTCAAAACGGCTACCGCTTTACGGAACCGCAATCCGTCATAAAAGCAAGGGAAGCATACATGGTCGAGAATAATTCGGTGCTTGCTTTCCATGCGGAATGCATGATGAAGCGCCCCGAGGGAGCAAAATGCGGCGAGGTCACAACAGGGAAAGTCTACCGCATTTATCAGGTTTGGTGCAGGGACAACAACAACGGCTACGCCAAGACGGCGCGGGAGTTTAGAGCCACGCTGGCTCGGTATTACCGTACAGATTTCAGCGCCATGACCGTTCGGCGAAGTTACGGCAGCGTTTATAAGGATTTGATTTTGACGGAAGATGCGCTTCGTGAATACACGACGCATTACAATGAGCCTGAGGATGATTTTTTGTGA
- a CDS encoding DUF2815 family protein has translation MAMKNLNTKVITGKVRLSYANVWEPASINGGEEKYSVSLIIPKSDMTTIGAIQAAVDAAIEAGIGKFGGKKPNKALIKLPLRDGDVERPEDENYKDAYFINANSRTAPQIVDRKVQPILDRDEVYSGCYARVSITLYAFNSNGNKGIACGLGNIQKLEDGEPLGGRTTAAADFASVDDDEEDFLN, from the coding sequence ATGGCTATGAAAAACCTTAACACGAAGGTTATCACGGGCAAGGTTCGCCTTTCCTATGCGAACGTATGGGAGCCGGCATCCATCAATGGCGGTGAGGAGAAATACTCCGTCAGTCTCATCATTCCGAAGTCGGACATGACGACCATCGGAGCGATTCAGGCGGCGGTGGATGCCGCCATCGAGGCGGGAATCGGCAAGTTCGGCGGCAAAAAGCCGAACAAGGCGTTGATCAAGCTGCCGCTGCGCGATGGTGACGTCGAACGTCCTGAGGACGAAAACTACAAGGACGCCTATTTCATCAACGCAAACTCCCGGACGGCTCCGCAGATTGTCGACCGCAAGGTGCAGCCGATTCTGGATCGCGATGAGGTGTATTCCGGCTGCTATGCGCGTGTGAGCATCACGCTGTATGCGTTTAACAGCAACGGGAACAAGGGAATCGCCTGCGGCTTGGGGAACATTCAGAAACTTGAGGATGGCGAACCGCTCGGCGGCCGCACGACCGCCGCTGCGGATTTTGCAAGTGTCGACGACGATGAAGAGGACTTCCTCAACTAA
- a CDS encoding peptide deformylase: MVRPIITDTVFLAQPSEKAAKADLSLANDLLDTLKAHVGHCVGLAANMIGARKRIIAICIGKSHVVMLNPEITKTSAKQYETEEGCLSLLGQRKAIRYEWIEVTYRNMKFHKQKDTFSGFTAQIIQHEIDHCNGILI, translated from the coding sequence ATGGTACGGCCAATCATCACGGATACTGTATTTCTCGCGCAGCCATCGGAAAAAGCGGCAAAAGCTGACCTTTCCCTTGCGAACGATCTGCTTGATACCCTCAAGGCGCATGTCGGACACTGCGTAGGCCTTGCCGCCAACATGATCGGAGCGCGGAAACGCATCATAGCTATATGCATAGGAAAATCCCATGTCGTGATGCTGAATCCGGAAATTACAAAAACATCCGCCAAGCAATATGAAACAGAAGAAGGCTGTCTTTCCCTCCTTGGACAGCGAAAAGCGATACGGTATGAGTGGATTGAAGTCACTTACCGCAACATGAAATTTCACAAACAGAAAGATACATTCTCCGGCTTTACGGCACAGATCATCCAGCACGAGATTGACCACTGCAACGGGATATTGATATGA
- a CDS encoding DUF4163 domain-containing protein yields the protein MKKVLLLFSLLTFLCSYASASVGTGTDRAVNYEMHYPIVYTENAVAQNKINSDLYRYIEKFRIDYRNGEFIDGKFTYELRFENADYVSLILHDYRWRGGVHGHTIHTGLVYNKHSGEKVPLRYFIHLVNEDFSTLFDFPLYNEKNKFLNIKSRVPYRECDHTIPDDYFLSGNGTVSLIFQEYQRAAFFEGMTYTPIEPKWIDYFNRKNP from the coding sequence TTGAAAAAGGTTCTGCTTCTTTTTTCGCTGCTCACTTTTCTCTGCTCATATGCATCTGCGAGTGTGGGCACCGGCACTGACAGGGCTGTTAATTATGAAATGCACTATCCTATTGTGTACACGGAAAATGCTGTCGCTCAAAATAAAATCAATTCGGATTTATATAGATATATTGAGAAGTTCCGAATCGACTATCGAAACGGAGAATTTATCGATGGAAAATTTACATATGAACTCCGATTCGAGAATGCTGACTATGTTTCTTTAATCCTTCATGATTACCGTTGGAGGGGAGGAGTACATGGGCATACTATACATACTGGTCTCGTATACAACAAACACTCAGGTGAAAAAGTCCCTTTGCGATATTTTATCCACTTAGTTAATGAAGATTTCAGTACACTTTTCGATTTTCCACTCTACAACGAGAAGAATAAATTCCTCAACATAAAATCAAGGGTGCCTTACCGAGAATGCGATCATACCATCCCGGACGACTATTTCTTGTCTGGAAACGGTACAGTTTCACTGATTTTTCAAGAGTATCAAAGGGCTGCCTTTTTTGAAGGCATGACTTACACGCCCATTGAGCCTAAATGGATTGATTACTTCAATCGGAAAAATCCATGA
- a CDS encoding VRR-NUC domain-containing protein encodes MRERDLETFTKTYIESHGGLALKFISPGYVGVPDRLVLMPGGKMCFMELKAFGKSPRPLQVRCIDKLRALGFKVFVVDGKEQIGGILDAL; translated from the coding sequence ATGCGAGAGCGTGATTTGGAAACATTCACTAAAACGTACATAGAATCGCACGGCGGACTTGCACTGAAGTTCATATCTCCGGGATATGTGGGCGTGCCGGATCGGCTTGTGCTCATGCCGGGCGGGAAGATGTGCTTCATGGAACTCAAGGCGTTCGGCAAAAGTCCGCGCCCTTTGCAGGTACGGTGTATCGACAAACTGCGTGCACTTGGTTTCAAAGTGTTCGTGGTTGACGGAAAGGAACAGATCGGAGGGATTCTTGATGCGTTATGA
- a CDS encoding DEAD/DEAH box helicase, producing the protein MRYEPHFYQTYVKEFILSHKEAAIFLDCGLGKTVVTLTALEELLHDFFEIGKVLVIAPLRVARDTWPSEIAKWEHTKNIRASVVMGTAKERTAALLKHAEVYIINRENVKWLIEESNMPMDFDMIVIDELSSFKSYQAKRFRALMKLRPSVKRIVGLTGTPSANGLMDLWAEFRILDMGKRLGRFISHYRDAYFLPDKRNQQMVFSYKLREGAEDAIYRRIEDITVSMRAIEYLKMPALISNIVPVALDARERKLYDDMKRDMVIAVENEEIDAVSAAALSNKLLQMANGAVYADGRKVIRLHDRKLDALEDLAESANGKSVLIVYWYKHDLERIQSRLSVREIRSSEDIEAWNAGEILLGVIHPASAGHGLNLQFGGSTLVWFGLTWSLELYQQTNARLYRQGQKDTVVIHHIVAAGTMDEKVMEALEHKDKTQAALIDAVKAEVKSR; encoded by the coding sequence ATGCGTTATGAACCGCATTTCTATCAGACGTATGTCAAGGAATTCATTCTCTCACACAAAGAAGCGGCGATATTTCTGGACTGTGGGCTTGGCAAAACGGTCGTCACGCTTACGGCACTCGAAGAACTGCTGCATGATTTCTTCGAAATCGGCAAGGTGCTCGTCATCGCCCCGCTGCGTGTGGCGCGGGATACATGGCCGTCGGAGATCGCAAAATGGGAGCATACGAAAAACATCCGCGCTTCCGTGGTTATGGGGACGGCAAAGGAACGCACGGCGGCTTTGCTGAAACATGCCGAGGTTTACATCATCAACCGTGAGAATGTGAAGTGGCTGATCGAAGAGAGCAATATGCCCATGGACTTCGACATGATCGTCATCGACGAGCTTTCCTCGTTTAAATCTTATCAGGCAAAACGGTTTCGTGCGCTTATGAAACTGCGTCCGTCAGTCAAACGCATCGTTGGATTGACGGGCACGCCATCGGCGAACGGTCTCATGGATCTCTGGGCAGAGTTTCGGATTCTGGACATGGGAAAACGACTTGGAAGATTCATCTCCCATTACCGCGATGCTTATTTCCTTCCAGACAAACGGAATCAGCAGATGGTGTTCAGCTACAAGCTGCGTGAAGGCGCGGAAGATGCCATCTATCGACGCATCGAAGATATCACCGTTTCCATGCGCGCCATAGAATATCTTAAAATGCCGGCTCTCATATCGAATATCGTGCCTGTCGCCCTGGATGCGCGTGAACGAAAACTCTATGACGATATGAAACGAGATATGGTCATCGCAGTCGAAAACGAAGAGATTGACGCTGTCAGCGCAGCAGCGCTCTCCAACAAGCTGCTTCAGATGGCGAATGGAGCAGTCTATGCGGATGGTAGGAAAGTCATCCGACTCCACGACCGAAAGCTTGATGCTCTGGAAGATTTGGCAGAAAGTGCGAATGGGAAGTCTGTCCTCATCGTCTATTGGTACAAGCACGATCTTGAGCGCATCCAATCGCGCCTGTCTGTGCGTGAAATTCGGTCGAGTGAGGATATCGAAGCGTGGAATGCGGGAGAAATTCTCCTTGGCGTCATCCATCCTGCAAGTGCGGGGCACGGGCTCAATCTTCAGTTTGGCGGTTCAACTCTCGTCTGGTTTGGATTGACATGGAGCTTAGAGCTTTATCAACAGACAAATGCGCGTCTTTATCGGCAGGGGCAGAAGGATACGGTGGTTATTCATCACATCGTTGCTGCTGGGACGATGGATGAGAAGGTTATGGAAGCACTCGAACACAAGGACAAGACGCAGGCGGCTCTGATTGACGCCGTAAAAGCGGAGGTGAAAAGCAGATGA